A genome region from Triticum aestivum cultivar Chinese Spring chromosome 2B, IWGSC CS RefSeq v2.1, whole genome shotgun sequence includes the following:
- the LOC123046763 gene encoding putative disease resistance protein RGA3 isoform X2 — MMEPAGDSFVEAAIAWLVQTILATLLMDKMEEWIRQVGLADDVERLQREVERVDMVVAAVKGRAAGNRPLSRALARVKELLYDADDVVDELDYYRLQQQVEGVTSDKPDDMRGAERVDEISRGHVDTLNVSVGKLRSSVWEHFTITETVDRKRSKAKCKYCRKDFNCETKTNGTSSMKKHLEKEHSVTCTKKRGAHPPNPSSTGDATCNVRSVEVGSSSNGKRKRTNEDPTQTTAANTHTQWDKAEFSNRIIKITGQLQSQDIQGALSKVLGPYGPSATSSSSHHRPSTTSAQHPTTSSLVPLEVYGRVAEKNKIKKSITENQSGGVNVLPIVGIAGVGKTTLAQFVYNDPDVKSQFHHRIWVCVSRKFDEVKLTKEMLDFFPRERYEGISNFAKLQEILKEHIEYQSKSFLLVLDDVSDNVDYHKWNKLLYPLMSSQAKGNIILVTTKNLSVAQRLRTLEPIKLGALENDDMWLLLKSCAFGFGDYKGPGNLRAIGMQIAEKLKGNPLAAVTAGALLRDHLSVDHWSNILKKEKWKSLGLHGGIMPALKLSYDELPYHLQQCFSYCSIFSEKYRFLRKELVYIWISQGFLNHTKRLEEIGWECLNNLVNLGFFQQIGEQQEGDEDEEEDFFLGSKIWYCMSGLMHDFARMVSRTECATMDGLQCNNMLPTIRHLSIVTNSAYSKEQHGTIPRNIKFEENLRNAFASVRKLRTLVLFGHYDSFFFKLFLDIFQKDQNLRLLQMSATCADFDSFMCSLVNPAHLRYLKREPDEVNGASPQILSKLYHLQILDVGSYTDPIPDGNNNLVSLRHLIPENGVYSSIASIGRMTSLKELHHFKVRFCSRGFEISQLQCMNELVQLGVSRVDSVKTREEAYGAGLRSKEYLKNLHLSWKDTLSQKECDTSSEYSADENEELSQMDTAREVLEGLEPHMNLKHLHISGYNGTTSPTWLANNLSVTSLQTLHLDGCRRWRILPSLESLPFLTKLKLSSMLEVIEVLVPSLEELVLMDMPKLVRCSSISVGALNSSLRALRIEDCEALKEFDLFENDDNSEIIQGSWLPGLRNLIVKCCPHLKVLKPLSPSTTFSKVVIREVPRFPYMEVSSGEKLEIGKFDEDGDDFDESCDELRILDDKILAFHNLRNLKSMEIYGCRNLRSFLFEGFSHLVSLLSLDITKCEQLFSSDMSPEYTLEDVRAVNFNAFPFLKNLSIDSCGIAGKWLSLMLQHAPGLEELRLRYCAHITRVVLPMEEEENSLLTTVVSSGNQDEALTWLVRDGLLHIPSNLVSSLKKMTIGQCPRLKFNSGKDCFSGFTSLEKLEIWGSLVDDDGSDDLENGSPFVFGEEDQPLGANGRWLLPTSLQELNIGWFCYQETLQPCFPRDITSLKELSVRSIQGLQSLQLHSCTALEGLEIRGCESLTVTVLEGMQPIGSLVRLNVSDSTGLPPCLESFSTLCPRLERLCTDDPSVLTTSFCKHLTSLQRLELSFLKVTRLTDEQEQALVLLKSLQKLEFIWCSALVVLPEGLHTLPSLKRLEINQCGRITRLPEAGLPHSLEELEIRSCSQELDDECRRLATSKLKVKIDWTYVN; from the exons ATGATGGAGCCGGCGGGAGACTCTTTTGTGGAGGCCGCGATTGCATGGCTGGTGCAGACCATCCTTGCAACGCTCCTGATGGACAAGATGGAGGAGTGGATTCGGCAAGTCGGTCTTGCCGACGACGTCGAGAGGCTCCAGCGCGAGGTCGAGAGAGTCGACATGGTGGTGGCTGCTGTGAAGGGGAGGGCAGCCGGGAACAGGCCTCTGTCCCGGGCTCTCGCTCGTGTCAAGGAGCTTCTCTACGACGCCGACGACGTGGTCGACGAACTGGACTACTACAGGCTCCAACAGCAAGTCGAAGGAG TTACGAGTGACAAGCCTGACGATATGCGTGGAGCTGAAAGAGTGGATGAAATATCAAGGGGCCATGTCGATACACTGAATGTCAGTGTTGGGAAATTACGGTCCTCGGTATGGGAACACTTTACCATCACAGAAACTGTCGACCGGAAGCGTTCAAAAGCCAAATGTAAGTACTGTAGAAAGGATTTTAATTGCGAAACGAAGACAAACGGGACTTCATCTATGAAAAAACATTTGGAGAAAGAGCATTCCGTAACTTGTACGAAGAAACGTGGAGCCCATCCACCAAACCCTTCAAG CACCGGTGATGCGACTTGTAATGTGAGGTCGGTTGAAGTTGGTAGTTCGTCCAACGGAAAAAGAAAGAGAACAAATGAGGATCCAACACAAACCACCGCAGCTAACACACACACCCAATGGGACAAGGCTGAGTTTTCCAATAGGATAATTAAAATTACAGGCCAGTTACAGTCACAGGACATCCAAGGGGCTTTGAGTAAAGTTCTTGGGCCATATGGACCTAGCGCTACTTCAAGTTCAAGTCATCACCGCCCGAGTACAACCTCAGCTCAGCACCCAACAACATCAAGTCTTGTTCCACTGGAAGTTTATGGCAGAGTTGCAGAAAAGAACAAGATCAAAAAGTCAATAACTGAAAACCAATCTGGTGGTGTAAATGTTCTACCTATTGTAGGCATTGCAGGTGTTGGAAAGACAACTCTCGCTCAATTTGTGTATAATGATCCAGACGTGAAAAGTCAATTTCACCACAGGATATGGGTTTGTGTGTCCCGTAAATTTGATGAAGTGAAGCTCACAAAGGAGATGTTAGACTTTTTTCCTCGAGAAAGGTATGAAGGAATTAGCAATTTTGCGAAGCttcaagagatcttgaaagaacaTATCGAGTACCAGTCGAAGAGCTTTCTGCTTGTATTAGACGATGTCTCGGACAATGTTGATTATCATAAATGGAACAAATTGTTGTACCCTTTGATGTCAAGTCAAGCAAAGGGTAATATAATTCTAGTCACAACCAAAAATTTGTCTGTTGCACAAAGGTTAAGAACACTTGAACCGATCAAGTTAGGTGCTTTAGAAAATGATGATATGTGGTTATTGCTCAAGTCATGTGCATTTGGTTTTGGGGACTACAAAGGTCCGGGAAATCTAAGAGCTATTGGAATGCAAATAGCAGAGAAGTTAAAGGGCAACCCGTTAGCAGCAGTAACTGCAGGGGCACTGTTAAGAGATCATCTTAGCGTTGATCATTGGAGTAACATTCTCAAGAAAGAGAAGTGGAAATCGTTGGGACTCCATGGGGGCATCATGCCTGCTTTGAAGCTTAGCTATGATGAGCTACCGTACCATTTACAACAATGTTTCTCGTATTGTTCTATATTTTCTGAAAAATATAGGTTTCTTCGGAAGGAACTGGTCTATATTTGGATTTCTCAAGGATTTTTGAATCACACTAAGAGATTGGAGGAGATAGGATGGGAATGTCTGAATAATTTGGTGAACCTGGGATTCTTTCAGCAGATTGGAGAGCAACAGGAAGGggatgaagatgaggaagaagatTTTTTTCTAGGCAGTAAAATTTGGTATTGTATGTCTGGTCTCATGCACGATTTTGCAAGGATGGTTTCAAGGACTGAGTGTGCAACCATGGATGGTCTTCAGTGTAATAATATGTTACCAACTATACGTCACTTGTCAATTGTGACCAATTCTGCATATAGCAAAGAACAGCATGGAACCATACCTCGCAATATCAAGTTTGAAGAGAACCTGAGAAATGCATTTGCATCAGTGAGGAAATTGAGGACATTAGTTTTATTTGGGCACTACGACTCTTTCTTCTTCAAATTGTTCCTTGATATATTCCAGAAGGACCAGAACTTGCGTCTGCTGCAAATGTCTGCAACATGTGCTGATTTTGATTCCTTCATGTGTAGTTTGGTAAATCCTGCACATCTTCGCTATCTAAAACGTGAACCTGATGAGGTGAATGGTGCTTCCCCTCAAATTTTGAGCAAGTTGTACCATCTTCAAATATTAGATGTTGGCTCATACACTGATCCTATACCTGATGGTAATAATAATCTAGTTAGCCTGCGGCATCTTATTCCAGAAAATGGAGTATACTCTTCCATTGCTAGCATTGGTAGAATGACATCACTTAAAGAGCTACATCATTTTAAGGTTCGGTTTTGTTCTAGAGGATTTGAGATATCACAACTCCAATGCATGAACGAGCTTGTACAACTTGGGGTGTCTCGAGTTGATAGTGTTAAAACTCGGGAGGAGGCTTATGGAGCAGGACTGAGAAGCAAAGAATACTTGAAAAATCTGCACTTGTCCTGGAAGGATACCTTGTCACAGAAGGAATGTGACACTAGCTCTGAATATTCTGCAGACGAAAACGAGGAGCTCTCACAAATGGATACAGCAAGAGAGGTGCTCGAGGGACTTGAACCTCACATGAACTTAAAGCATCTACATATATCTGGGTATAATGGTACTACTTCACCAACTTGGCTTGCCAACAATCTCTCAGTTACCTCCTTGCAGACGCTTCACCTTGATGGTTGTCGAAGATGGAGAATACTTCCATCTCTTGAAAGTCTTCCATTTCTTACAAAGCTGAAGTTGAGCAGCATGCTGGAAGTAATAGAAGTATTGGTTCCTTCACTGGAGGAGCTAGTTTTGATGGACATGCCTAAGTTAGTGAGATGCTCAAGCATTTCTGTGGGGGCTCTGAACTCTAGCTTACGAGCACTACGGATCGAGGATTGTGAAGCACTAAAGGAGTTTGATCTGTTTGAGAACGATGATAATTCTGAAATCATTCAGGGGTCATGGCTGCCTGGTCTTAGGAATTTGATTGTGAAATGTTGCCCTCATTTGAAAGTGTTGAAGCCTCTTTCACCTTCAACTACCTTTTCTAAGGTAGTCATCAGAGAAGTTCCAAGATTTCCGTATATGGAGGTATCATCTGGTGAAAAGTTAGAAATTGGGAAATTTGATGAGGACGGAGATGATTTTGATGAATCTTGTGATGAGTTGAGGATACTGGATGACAAAATTTTGGCATTCCACAATCTTAGAAACCTCAAATCGATGGAGATATATGGTTGCAGAAATCTAAGGTCTTTTCTGTTCGAAGGTTTCAGTCATCTTGTCTCTTTATTAAGTTTGGATATAACAAAGTGTGAACAACTTTTCTCTTCGGATATGTCGCCAGAGTATACCCTTGAAGATGTGAGAGCTGTGAACTTCAATGCCTTCCCATTTCTCAAAAATCTCAGTATTGACTCATGCGGAATAGCGGGGAAGTGGCTATCGCTGATGCTGCAGCATGCGCCAGGCCTAGAGGAATTGCGTTTAAGATATTGCGCACATATAACAAGAGTAGTGTTACCgatggaagaggaagaaaacaGTCTCTTAACAACAGTAGTGTCATCAGGAAATCAAGATGAGGCATTGACCTGGTTAGTTCGTGACGGACTCTTGCACATTCCATCAAATCTCGTCTCCTCTCTCAAGAAGATGACTATTGGTCAGTGCCCTCGCCTAAAGTTTAACTCGGGCAAGGACTGCTTCTCTGGATTTACCTCGCTTGAGAAGCTTGAAATTTGGGGATCATTGGTGGATGATGACGGAAGTGATGACCTGGAGAATGGAAGTCCTTTTGTGTTCGGAGAGGAGGATCAACCCCTGGGAGCGAATGGAAGATGGCTCCTCCCGACATCACTTCAGGAGCTTAACATCGGGTGGTTCTGTTACCAAGAAACGCTGCAACCCTGCTTTCCTAGAGATATCACCAGCCTTAAAGAGTTAAGTGTACGTTCAATCCAAGGTTTGCAATCTCTACAGCTGCACTCATGCACGGCACTGGAAGGATTGGAGATTAGAGGCTGTGAATCGCTCACCGTCACTGTACTAGAGGGCATGCAACCCATTGGCAGCCTCGTGCGTTTGAATGTATCAGACAGTACTGGCTTGCCACCATGTTTGGAGAGCTTTTCAACGCTGTGCCCTCGGCTTGAAAGGCTTTGCACCGATGACCCATCTGTCCTTACCACGTCATTCTGCAAGCACCTCACCTCCCTACAAAGACTAGAACTTAGTTTCTTGAAAGTGACGAGACTAACAGATGAGCAAGAGCAAGCGCTTGTGCTGCTCAAATCCCTGCAAAAGCTCGAATTCATTTGGTGTTCTGCTCTAGTAGTTCTTCCTGAGGGGCTGCACACCCTTCCTTCCCTCAAGAGATTGGAGATAAACCAGTGTGGACGCATCACAAGGCTGCCAGAAGCAGGCCTCCCACATTCGCTGGAAGAACTCGAAATCCGGTCTTGCAGCCAGGAGCTAGATGATGAATGCAGGCGGCTAGCAACAAGCAAACTGAAAGTCAAGATTGATTGGACGTATGTGAATTAA
- the LOC123046763 gene encoding putative disease resistance protein RGA3 isoform X1 produces MMEPAGDSFVEAAIAWLVQTILATLLMDKMEEWIRQVGLADDVERLQREVERVDMVVAAVKGRAAGNRPLSRALARVKELLYDADDVVDELDYYRLQQQVEGGITSDKPDDMRGAERVDEISRGHVDTLNVSVGKLRSSVWEHFTITETVDRKRSKAKCKYCRKDFNCETKTNGTSSMKKHLEKEHSVTCTKKRGAHPPNPSSTGDATCNVRSVEVGSSSNGKRKRTNEDPTQTTAANTHTQWDKAEFSNRIIKITGQLQSQDIQGALSKVLGPYGPSATSSSSHHRPSTTSAQHPTTSSLVPLEVYGRVAEKNKIKKSITENQSGGVNVLPIVGIAGVGKTTLAQFVYNDPDVKSQFHHRIWVCVSRKFDEVKLTKEMLDFFPRERYEGISNFAKLQEILKEHIEYQSKSFLLVLDDVSDNVDYHKWNKLLYPLMSSQAKGNIILVTTKNLSVAQRLRTLEPIKLGALENDDMWLLLKSCAFGFGDYKGPGNLRAIGMQIAEKLKGNPLAAVTAGALLRDHLSVDHWSNILKKEKWKSLGLHGGIMPALKLSYDELPYHLQQCFSYCSIFSEKYRFLRKELVYIWISQGFLNHTKRLEEIGWECLNNLVNLGFFQQIGEQQEGDEDEEEDFFLGSKIWYCMSGLMHDFARMVSRTECATMDGLQCNNMLPTIRHLSIVTNSAYSKEQHGTIPRNIKFEENLRNAFASVRKLRTLVLFGHYDSFFFKLFLDIFQKDQNLRLLQMSATCADFDSFMCSLVNPAHLRYLKREPDEVNGASPQILSKLYHLQILDVGSYTDPIPDGNNNLVSLRHLIPENGVYSSIASIGRMTSLKELHHFKVRFCSRGFEISQLQCMNELVQLGVSRVDSVKTREEAYGAGLRSKEYLKNLHLSWKDTLSQKECDTSSEYSADENEELSQMDTAREVLEGLEPHMNLKHLHISGYNGTTSPTWLANNLSVTSLQTLHLDGCRRWRILPSLESLPFLTKLKLSSMLEVIEVLVPSLEELVLMDMPKLVRCSSISVGALNSSLRALRIEDCEALKEFDLFENDDNSEIIQGSWLPGLRNLIVKCCPHLKVLKPLSPSTTFSKVVIREVPRFPYMEVSSGEKLEIGKFDEDGDDFDESCDELRILDDKILAFHNLRNLKSMEIYGCRNLRSFLFEGFSHLVSLLSLDITKCEQLFSSDMSPEYTLEDVRAVNFNAFPFLKNLSIDSCGIAGKWLSLMLQHAPGLEELRLRYCAHITRVVLPMEEEENSLLTTVVSSGNQDEALTWLVRDGLLHIPSNLVSSLKKMTIGQCPRLKFNSGKDCFSGFTSLEKLEIWGSLVDDDGSDDLENGSPFVFGEEDQPLGANGRWLLPTSLQELNIGWFCYQETLQPCFPRDITSLKELSVRSIQGLQSLQLHSCTALEGLEIRGCESLTVTVLEGMQPIGSLVRLNVSDSTGLPPCLESFSTLCPRLERLCTDDPSVLTTSFCKHLTSLQRLELSFLKVTRLTDEQEQALVLLKSLQKLEFIWCSALVVLPEGLHTLPSLKRLEINQCGRITRLPEAGLPHSLEELEIRSCSQELDDECRRLATSKLKVKIDWTYVN; encoded by the exons ATGATGGAGCCGGCGGGAGACTCTTTTGTGGAGGCCGCGATTGCATGGCTGGTGCAGACCATCCTTGCAACGCTCCTGATGGACAAGATGGAGGAGTGGATTCGGCAAGTCGGTCTTGCCGACGACGTCGAGAGGCTCCAGCGCGAGGTCGAGAGAGTCGACATGGTGGTGGCTGCTGTGAAGGGGAGGGCAGCCGGGAACAGGCCTCTGTCCCGGGCTCTCGCTCGTGTCAAGGAGCTTCTCTACGACGCCGACGACGTGGTCGACGAACTGGACTACTACAGGCTCCAACAGCAAGTCGAAGGAGGTA TTACGAGTGACAAGCCTGACGATATGCGTGGAGCTGAAAGAGTGGATGAAATATCAAGGGGCCATGTCGATACACTGAATGTCAGTGTTGGGAAATTACGGTCCTCGGTATGGGAACACTTTACCATCACAGAAACTGTCGACCGGAAGCGTTCAAAAGCCAAATGTAAGTACTGTAGAAAGGATTTTAATTGCGAAACGAAGACAAACGGGACTTCATCTATGAAAAAACATTTGGAGAAAGAGCATTCCGTAACTTGTACGAAGAAACGTGGAGCCCATCCACCAAACCCTTCAAG CACCGGTGATGCGACTTGTAATGTGAGGTCGGTTGAAGTTGGTAGTTCGTCCAACGGAAAAAGAAAGAGAACAAATGAGGATCCAACACAAACCACCGCAGCTAACACACACACCCAATGGGACAAGGCTGAGTTTTCCAATAGGATAATTAAAATTACAGGCCAGTTACAGTCACAGGACATCCAAGGGGCTTTGAGTAAAGTTCTTGGGCCATATGGACCTAGCGCTACTTCAAGTTCAAGTCATCACCGCCCGAGTACAACCTCAGCTCAGCACCCAACAACATCAAGTCTTGTTCCACTGGAAGTTTATGGCAGAGTTGCAGAAAAGAACAAGATCAAAAAGTCAATAACTGAAAACCAATCTGGTGGTGTAAATGTTCTACCTATTGTAGGCATTGCAGGTGTTGGAAAGACAACTCTCGCTCAATTTGTGTATAATGATCCAGACGTGAAAAGTCAATTTCACCACAGGATATGGGTTTGTGTGTCCCGTAAATTTGATGAAGTGAAGCTCACAAAGGAGATGTTAGACTTTTTTCCTCGAGAAAGGTATGAAGGAATTAGCAATTTTGCGAAGCttcaagagatcttgaaagaacaTATCGAGTACCAGTCGAAGAGCTTTCTGCTTGTATTAGACGATGTCTCGGACAATGTTGATTATCATAAATGGAACAAATTGTTGTACCCTTTGATGTCAAGTCAAGCAAAGGGTAATATAATTCTAGTCACAACCAAAAATTTGTCTGTTGCACAAAGGTTAAGAACACTTGAACCGATCAAGTTAGGTGCTTTAGAAAATGATGATATGTGGTTATTGCTCAAGTCATGTGCATTTGGTTTTGGGGACTACAAAGGTCCGGGAAATCTAAGAGCTATTGGAATGCAAATAGCAGAGAAGTTAAAGGGCAACCCGTTAGCAGCAGTAACTGCAGGGGCACTGTTAAGAGATCATCTTAGCGTTGATCATTGGAGTAACATTCTCAAGAAAGAGAAGTGGAAATCGTTGGGACTCCATGGGGGCATCATGCCTGCTTTGAAGCTTAGCTATGATGAGCTACCGTACCATTTACAACAATGTTTCTCGTATTGTTCTATATTTTCTGAAAAATATAGGTTTCTTCGGAAGGAACTGGTCTATATTTGGATTTCTCAAGGATTTTTGAATCACACTAAGAGATTGGAGGAGATAGGATGGGAATGTCTGAATAATTTGGTGAACCTGGGATTCTTTCAGCAGATTGGAGAGCAACAGGAAGGggatgaagatgaggaagaagatTTTTTTCTAGGCAGTAAAATTTGGTATTGTATGTCTGGTCTCATGCACGATTTTGCAAGGATGGTTTCAAGGACTGAGTGTGCAACCATGGATGGTCTTCAGTGTAATAATATGTTACCAACTATACGTCACTTGTCAATTGTGACCAATTCTGCATATAGCAAAGAACAGCATGGAACCATACCTCGCAATATCAAGTTTGAAGAGAACCTGAGAAATGCATTTGCATCAGTGAGGAAATTGAGGACATTAGTTTTATTTGGGCACTACGACTCTTTCTTCTTCAAATTGTTCCTTGATATATTCCAGAAGGACCAGAACTTGCGTCTGCTGCAAATGTCTGCAACATGTGCTGATTTTGATTCCTTCATGTGTAGTTTGGTAAATCCTGCACATCTTCGCTATCTAAAACGTGAACCTGATGAGGTGAATGGTGCTTCCCCTCAAATTTTGAGCAAGTTGTACCATCTTCAAATATTAGATGTTGGCTCATACACTGATCCTATACCTGATGGTAATAATAATCTAGTTAGCCTGCGGCATCTTATTCCAGAAAATGGAGTATACTCTTCCATTGCTAGCATTGGTAGAATGACATCACTTAAAGAGCTACATCATTTTAAGGTTCGGTTTTGTTCTAGAGGATTTGAGATATCACAACTCCAATGCATGAACGAGCTTGTACAACTTGGGGTGTCTCGAGTTGATAGTGTTAAAACTCGGGAGGAGGCTTATGGAGCAGGACTGAGAAGCAAAGAATACTTGAAAAATCTGCACTTGTCCTGGAAGGATACCTTGTCACAGAAGGAATGTGACACTAGCTCTGAATATTCTGCAGACGAAAACGAGGAGCTCTCACAAATGGATACAGCAAGAGAGGTGCTCGAGGGACTTGAACCTCACATGAACTTAAAGCATCTACATATATCTGGGTATAATGGTACTACTTCACCAACTTGGCTTGCCAACAATCTCTCAGTTACCTCCTTGCAGACGCTTCACCTTGATGGTTGTCGAAGATGGAGAATACTTCCATCTCTTGAAAGTCTTCCATTTCTTACAAAGCTGAAGTTGAGCAGCATGCTGGAAGTAATAGAAGTATTGGTTCCTTCACTGGAGGAGCTAGTTTTGATGGACATGCCTAAGTTAGTGAGATGCTCAAGCATTTCTGTGGGGGCTCTGAACTCTAGCTTACGAGCACTACGGATCGAGGATTGTGAAGCACTAAAGGAGTTTGATCTGTTTGAGAACGATGATAATTCTGAAATCATTCAGGGGTCATGGCTGCCTGGTCTTAGGAATTTGATTGTGAAATGTTGCCCTCATTTGAAAGTGTTGAAGCCTCTTTCACCTTCAACTACCTTTTCTAAGGTAGTCATCAGAGAAGTTCCAAGATTTCCGTATATGGAGGTATCATCTGGTGAAAAGTTAGAAATTGGGAAATTTGATGAGGACGGAGATGATTTTGATGAATCTTGTGATGAGTTGAGGATACTGGATGACAAAATTTTGGCATTCCACAATCTTAGAAACCTCAAATCGATGGAGATATATGGTTGCAGAAATCTAAGGTCTTTTCTGTTCGAAGGTTTCAGTCATCTTGTCTCTTTATTAAGTTTGGATATAACAAAGTGTGAACAACTTTTCTCTTCGGATATGTCGCCAGAGTATACCCTTGAAGATGTGAGAGCTGTGAACTTCAATGCCTTCCCATTTCTCAAAAATCTCAGTATTGACTCATGCGGAATAGCGGGGAAGTGGCTATCGCTGATGCTGCAGCATGCGCCAGGCCTAGAGGAATTGCGTTTAAGATATTGCGCACATATAACAAGAGTAGTGTTACCgatggaagaggaagaaaacaGTCTCTTAACAACAGTAGTGTCATCAGGAAATCAAGATGAGGCATTGACCTGGTTAGTTCGTGACGGACTCTTGCACATTCCATCAAATCTCGTCTCCTCTCTCAAGAAGATGACTATTGGTCAGTGCCCTCGCCTAAAGTTTAACTCGGGCAAGGACTGCTTCTCTGGATTTACCTCGCTTGAGAAGCTTGAAATTTGGGGATCATTGGTGGATGATGACGGAAGTGATGACCTGGAGAATGGAAGTCCTTTTGTGTTCGGAGAGGAGGATCAACCCCTGGGAGCGAATGGAAGATGGCTCCTCCCGACATCACTTCAGGAGCTTAACATCGGGTGGTTCTGTTACCAAGAAACGCTGCAACCCTGCTTTCCTAGAGATATCACCAGCCTTAAAGAGTTAAGTGTACGTTCAATCCAAGGTTTGCAATCTCTACAGCTGCACTCATGCACGGCACTGGAAGGATTGGAGATTAGAGGCTGTGAATCGCTCACCGTCACTGTACTAGAGGGCATGCAACCCATTGGCAGCCTCGTGCGTTTGAATGTATCAGACAGTACTGGCTTGCCACCATGTTTGGAGAGCTTTTCAACGCTGTGCCCTCGGCTTGAAAGGCTTTGCACCGATGACCCATCTGTCCTTACCACGTCATTCTGCAAGCACCTCACCTCCCTACAAAGACTAGAACTTAGTTTCTTGAAAGTGACGAGACTAACAGATGAGCAAGAGCAAGCGCTTGTGCTGCTCAAATCCCTGCAAAAGCTCGAATTCATTTGGTGTTCTGCTCTAGTAGTTCTTCCTGAGGGGCTGCACACCCTTCCTTCCCTCAAGAGATTGGAGATAAACCAGTGTGGACGCATCACAAGGCTGCCAGAAGCAGGCCTCCCACATTCGCTGGAAGAACTCGAAATCCGGTCTTGCAGCCAGGAGCTAGATGATGAATGCAGGCGGCTAGCAACAAGCAAACTGAAAGTCAAGATTGATTGGACGTATGTGAATTAA